A genomic region of Gemmatimonadota bacterium contains the following coding sequences:
- the ftsY gene encoding signal recognition particle-docking protein FtsY, with amino-acid sequence MARLFRKQDEKKKGIWQRIVDLALTDVRVVAKGVDQESLEQIEERLIAADFGVPATLALVDHVEQLFRRGKVRTVPQLEAALAVRVREILEEAPDSVLSAADTGPTVYLIVGVNGVGKTTSIAKLAARLRAEGRSVLLAAADTFRAGAVEQLRIWSGRVGAEFVAGQSGGDPAAVAFDGIEAAVARGIDVVLVDTAGRLHTHGGLMEELSKVDRVIRKRLPGAPHETLIVLDATLGQNSVRQVDAFRKVVDLSGIILAKADSSARGGIVVALAQEYGLPVKLVGTGEGIDDIQTFQVADFVEALVTA; translated from the coding sequence ATGGCCCGACTGTTCCGCAAGCAGGACGAGAAGAAGAAAGGCATCTGGCAGCGCATCGTCGACCTCGCGCTCACGGACGTGCGCGTGGTCGCCAAGGGCGTGGACCAGGAGTCGCTGGAGCAGATCGAGGAGCGGCTCATCGCGGCGGACTTCGGGGTGCCGGCCACACTCGCGCTCGTCGACCACGTCGAGCAGCTCTTCCGCCGGGGCAAGGTGCGCACGGTGCCACAGCTCGAGGCGGCGTTGGCCGTGCGCGTGCGCGAGATCCTGGAGGAGGCGCCGGACAGCGTGCTGTCGGCGGCGGACACGGGACCCACGGTCTACCTGATCGTGGGGGTCAACGGCGTGGGCAAGACCACCTCCATCGCCAAGCTGGCCGCCCGGCTGCGGGCCGAGGGGCGCAGCGTCCTGCTGGCCGCGGCCGACACCTTCCGCGCCGGCGCCGTCGAACAGCTGCGCATCTGGTCGGGGCGGGTGGGGGCCGAGTTCGTGGCCGGTCAGTCCGGGGGCGACCCGGCCGCCGTGGCGTTCGACGGCATCGAGGCGGCCGTGGCGCGCGGGATCGACGTCGTGCTCGTCGACACCGCCGGGCGTCTGCACACGCATGGCGGGCTCATGGAGGAGCTGTCCAAGGTGGACCGCGTGATCCGCAAGCGGCTGCCCGGCGCGCCCCACGAGACCCTGATCGTGCTGGACGCCACGCTCGGGCAGAATTCGGTCCGCCAGGTGGACGCCTTCCGCAAGGTCGTCGATCTGTCCGGGATCATCCTCGCCAAGGCCGACTCGAGCGCCCGGGGCGGGATCGTGGTGGCCCTGGCCCAGGAGTACGGGCTTCCGGTCAAGCTGGTGGGCACGGGCGAGGGCATCGACGACATCCAGACCTTCCAGGTGGCCGACTTCGTCGAGGCGTTGGTGACGGCCTGA
- a CDS encoding M23 family metallopeptidase, with protein MKAGTALIAGLIGVTVLAGTGLVRSARTAPDAGMIPALDAEPPLDLDVRTLARGQTLGQVLESAAIPLAEQQALLMAFREQASPRRMRDGTEVTFQRHVRDGSLRAVDIALSPDETVHLVREDVGGWRSQIVETPVWMDTVYVAGEIKDVLWNAVTGNPGLASMTVGDRALLIHKLDQIFQWQVDFSRQIREGDFFRFAFERQVRPDGSMREGHVLAAELVNQGTPLQAIWFDPSGDGQGSYYDAEGKSVRRAFLLKPLAYSRISSRFTLSRFHPVLKTWRAHVGVDYAAASGTPIMATADGIVVHRGRRGNYGNAVEIQHANGFLSRYAHLSGFAPGIKVGDRVRQEDIIGFVGMTGLASGPHLHYELRRRGGAPIDPLSVDLPQGDPVPAEAADVWNVHLASSMGLLERLPSQPATTVAALTSADLDESGRVRPASATASSEPPTR; from the coding sequence ATGAAGGCAGGCACAGCGCTCATCGCCGGCCTGATCGGGGTCACGGTCCTGGCAGGCACCGGACTGGTCCGATCGGCTCGGACCGCACCCGACGCCGGGATGATCCCGGCGCTCGACGCCGAACCGCCCCTGGATCTGGACGTGCGCACGCTCGCGCGCGGTCAGACGCTGGGACAGGTCCTGGAGTCCGCCGCCATCCCGCTCGCCGAGCAGCAGGCGCTGCTGATGGCCTTCCGGGAGCAGGCCAGCCCGCGCCGCATGCGGGACGGCACCGAGGTCACCTTCCAGCGGCACGTCCGGGACGGCTCCCTCCGCGCCGTGGATATCGCCCTCTCCCCGGACGAGACCGTCCATCTGGTCCGTGAGGACGTGGGCGGCTGGCGGTCCCAGATCGTCGAGACGCCGGTCTGGATGGACACGGTCTACGTCGCCGGCGAGATCAAGGACGTGCTCTGGAACGCCGTGACCGGCAATCCGGGCCTGGCGTCCATGACGGTCGGCGACCGCGCCCTCCTCATCCACAAGCTCGACCAGATCTTCCAGTGGCAGGTGGACTTCTCCCGTCAGATCCGGGAGGGGGACTTCTTCCGCTTCGCGTTCGAGCGCCAGGTGCGGCCCGACGGCTCCATGCGCGAGGGCCACGTCCTGGCCGCCGAGCTGGTCAACCAGGGCACGCCGCTGCAGGCCATCTGGTTCGATCCCTCCGGGGACGGTCAGGGCAGCTACTACGACGCGGAAGGCAAGTCCGTGCGGCGCGCCTTCCTCTTGAAGCCGCTGGCCTATAGTCGTATCTCCTCACGCTTTACGCTGTCTCGCTTCCACCCGGTTCTCAAGACCTGGCGGGCCCACGTCGGCGTCGATTACGCCGCGGCGTCCGGGACGCCCATCATGGCCACCGCGGATGGGATCGTGGTCCACCGCGGTCGCCGCGGGAACTACGGGAACGCGGTCGAGATCCAGCACGCCAACGGCTTCCTGAGCCGCTATGCCCACCTGAGCGGCTTCGCGCCCGGCATCAAGGTCGGCGACCGCGTCCGCCAGGAGGACATCATCGGCTTCGTGGGCATGACCGGCCTCGCGAGCGGGCCGCACCTCCACTACGAGCTGCGCCGCCGCGGCGGGGCGCCCATCGATCCGCTGTCCGTGGACCTGCCCCAGGGCGATCCGGTCCCCGCCGAGGCCGCCGACGTGTGGAACGTCCACCTGGCGTCCAGCATGGGCCTCCTGGAGCGCCTGCCGTCCCAGCCGGCCACCACCGTGGCCGCGCTGACCAGCGCCGACCTGGACGAGAGCGGTCGGGTGCGACCCGCCTCGGCCACCGCATCGAGCGAGCCTCCGACGCGGTGA
- the ftsZ gene encoding cell division protein FtsZ, which translates to MIFEFEEPPIRQPRMIVVGVGGAGGNAVNRMIDEELEGVDFISANTDAQVLKGSRAHHVVQLGKKLTRGLGAGARPEIGRQAIAESSSEMRDLIKGADLVFVTAGMGGGTGTGAAPIVGELAREMGALTIAIVTRPFSFEGRKRMRQAEQGLQELRRTVDTMIVVPNDRILSVVGKGTSFRDALKKADEVLLHATQGISDLIRVSGEVNVDFADVRTIMASRGPALMGSGFGEGENRSQEAAQEAISSPLLDNVSIRGAQGVLINITGGMDLAIDEVTQISSIIQEEAGDDAEIIFGAVHDPALEGQVRVTVIATGFEQAGEEIQPLVRPEPQRPAEQARPVARAAGADADVKPFPRFPERIVTKEQLGELDIPTFIRRQMD; encoded by the coding sequence ATGATCTTCGAGTTCGAGGAGCCGCCGATCCGGCAGCCCCGCATGATCGTCGTCGGCGTCGGTGGCGCCGGCGGGAACGCGGTGAACCGGATGATCGACGAAGAGCTGGAAGGCGTCGATTTCATCTCCGCGAACACGGACGCGCAGGTCCTCAAGGGCTCGCGGGCCCATCACGTGGTGCAGCTCGGGAAGAAGCTGACGCGGGGCCTGGGCGCCGGCGCGCGGCCGGAGATCGGCCGTCAGGCCATCGCCGAGAGCTCGAGCGAGATGCGCGACCTGATCAAGGGCGCCGACCTGGTGTTCGTGACCGCCGGCATGGGTGGAGGCACGGGCACGGGCGCCGCGCCCATCGTGGGGGAGCTGGCGCGCGAGATGGGGGCGCTGACCATCGCCATCGTGACCCGGCCCTTCTCCTTCGAGGGTCGCAAGCGGATGCGGCAGGCCGAGCAGGGCCTGCAGGAGCTCCGCCGCACCGTGGACACCATGATCGTGGTGCCCAACGACCGGATCCTGTCCGTCGTGGGGAAGGGCACTTCGTTCCGGGATGCGCTCAAGAAGGCCGACGAGGTGCTCTTGCATGCCACCCAGGGCATCAGCGACCTGATCCGGGTCAGCGGCGAGGTCAACGTGGACTTCGCGGACGTGCGCACCATCATGGCGTCCCGCGGCCCCGCGCTCATGGGCTCGGGCTTCGGGGAGGGCGAGAACCGGTCGCAGGAAGCGGCCCAGGAAGCCATCTCCTCGCCCCTCCTCGACAACGTCTCGATCCGGGGCGCACAGGGGGTGTTGATCAACATCACCGGTGGAATGGACCTTGCCATTGACGAGGTCACCCAGATCTCTAGTATCATTCAGGAAGAGGCCGGGGACGACGCCGAGATCATCTTCGGCGCCGTGCACGATCCGGCTCTCGAGGGTCAGGTCCGGGTCACCGTCATCGCCACGGGGTTCGAGCAGGCGGGGGAGGAGATCCAGCCCCTGGTCCGTCCCGAGCCCCAGCGGCCGGCCGAACAGGCCCGCCCCGTGGCGCGGGCGGCGGGCGCCGACGCGGACGTGAAGCCGTTCCCGCGGTTTCCGGAGCGGATCGTCACGAAGGAACAGCTCGGCGAGCTCGACATACCGACGTTCATCCGTCGTCAGATGGACTAG
- the ftsA gene encoding cell division protein FtsA has protein sequence MKSHLVAGLDIGTTKTCAVLAEVPADPRQRHQLQVVGVGQARTEGMKSDVVTHIDETAETVRAALREAEVMAGVSVDRVYAGIAGAHIQTGASLGVVAVGGEEIGIDDVERVHEVARAVALPPDRELLHALPQDYVVDHQGGIVDPVGMTATRLEADVYLVTCGAQAAGNLRKAVSKAGYRVQELVLEPLASARAVLTEDEKEVGVAMIEIGAGTTDIAVFHEGKLRHVSILPLGGTTVTNDLVRGLSVPFAEAQRAKETHGIAVSRLTDPQETVELPGPGPGQVRQVARELIAHIVEQRLDELLGLVQQELESLRVAERLGAGVVLTGGTAAMPGMLELAGQVFAAPARIGAPGEGLSGMADAVARPRFATAAGLALRASDRFHETGEGSTTRASGMVSRVGAWLREFF, from the coding sequence ATGAAGTCCCACCTGGTCGCGGGTCTCGACATCGGGACCACGAAGACCTGCGCGGTCCTGGCCGAAGTGCCGGCCGACCCGCGTCAACGACATCAACTGCAGGTCGTCGGCGTGGGTCAGGCACGCACGGAAGGCATGAAGAGCGACGTGGTCACCCACATCGACGAAACCGCGGAGACCGTACGCGCCGCTCTGCGCGAGGCCGAGGTCATGGCCGGGGTCAGCGTCGACCGGGTCTACGCGGGCATCGCGGGCGCGCACATCCAGACGGGTGCCTCCCTGGGGGTGGTCGCGGTGGGCGGGGAGGAGATCGGGATCGACGACGTCGAGCGCGTGCACGAGGTGGCGCGGGCCGTGGCGCTGCCGCCCGACCGCGAGCTGCTGCACGCGCTCCCGCAGGACTACGTGGTGGACCACCAGGGCGGGATCGTCGACCCGGTCGGGATGACCGCCACGCGCCTGGAAGCGGACGTATATCTCGTCACCTGCGGCGCACAGGCTGCGGGCAACCTGCGCAAGGCCGTCTCCAAGGCGGGCTACCGTGTGCAGGAGCTCGTGCTGGAACCGTTGGCGTCCGCGCGCGCGGTGCTGACGGAGGACGAGAAGGAGGTCGGCGTCGCCATGATCGAGATCGGCGCCGGCACCACCGACATCGCGGTCTTCCACGAAGGCAAGCTCCGTCACGTCTCCATCCTGCCGCTGGGCGGGACCACCGTGACCAACGACCTCGTGCGCGGCCTCTCCGTCCCGTTCGCCGAGGCGCAGCGCGCCAAGGAGACCCACGGGATCGCCGTCTCCCGGCTCACCGATCCGCAGGAGACCGTGGAGTTGCCGGGGCCGGGGCCGGGGCAGGTGCGGCAGGTCGCCCGGGAGCTGATCGCGCACATCGTCGAGCAGCGGCTGGACGAGCTGCTGGGTCTGGTGCAGCAGGAGCTGGAGTCGTTGCGGGTGGCCGAGCGCCTCGGCGCGGGAGTGGTCCTGACGGGCGGGACGGCTGCCATGCCCGGCATGCTGGAGCTGGCGGGTCAGGTGTTCGCGGCGCCCGCCCGGATCGGGGCGCCCGGGGAGGGCCTGAGCGGCATGGCCGACGCCGTGGCCCGTCCGCGCTTCGCCACGGCGGCGGGCCTGGCGCTGCGGGCCTCCGATCGCTTCCACGAGACGGGGGAGGGGTCCACCACCCGGGCGTCGGGGATGGTCTCCCGGGTGGGCGCGTGGTTGCGGGAGTTCTTCTAG
- a CDS encoding FtsQ-type POTRA domain-containing protein, translating into MRPARRRVRWLGRFAFALLVSSALWLLARQTPRLLGRLALFELQSFEVTGTRYLTGVQVAEAAGVTDGASLWDDTGEWEERLRAHPLVEAVRIHRRPPGTLLFEIDENTPVAFVASPTLEPIARDGRLLPIDPALHRLDLPVLRASLDPADERFASSGSLRILLEELQRLESVDAEFRERISEAWLTERGDVGIRLVAPAVTFYWRAPLGMRRLAEGMSALTHAFEAERGTPTEVDLRYADQVVVRVGRTR; encoded by the coding sequence ATGCGCCCCGCTCGTCGTCGCGTCCGCTGGTTGGGACGCTTCGCCTTCGCCCTGCTGGTGAGCTCCGCGCTCTGGCTGCTGGCGCGCCAGACGCCGCGTCTGCTCGGACGCCTCGCCCTGTTCGAGCTGCAGAGCTTCGAGGTCACGGGTACGCGCTACCTGACCGGCGTCCAGGTGGCCGAGGCCGCCGGCGTGACCGACGGGGCCAGCCTGTGGGACGACACCGGCGAGTGGGAGGAGCGCCTGCGCGCGCACCCTCTCGTCGAAGCCGTGCGCATCCACCGCCGGCCGCCCGGCACGCTGCTGTTCGAGATCGACGAGAACACGCCGGTCGCGTTCGTCGCGTCGCCGACACTCGAGCCCATCGCGCGGGACGGCCGCCTGCTTCCCATCGATCCCGCCCTGCACCGGCTCGACCTGCCCGTGCTGCGCGCTTCGCTCGATCCTGCGGACGAGCGCTTCGCGTCCTCGGGCAGCCTGCGGATCCTGCTGGAGGAGCTGCAGAGGCTCGAGAGCGTGGATGCGGAGTTCCGCGAGCGCATCTCCGAGGCGTGGTTGACCGAGCGCGGCGACGTCGGCATCCGTCTGGTGGCACCCGCCGTGACGTTCTATTGGCGCGCGCCGCTCGGCATGCGTCGTCTGGCGGAGGGCATGTCGGCGCTCACGCACGCCTTCGAGGCCGAGCGCGGCACCCCCACCGAGGTGGACCTGCGCTACGCGGACCAGGTGGTCGTCCGCGTGGGACGGACCCGATGA
- the murC gene encoding UDP-N-acetylmuramate--L-alanine ligase, whose product MPPESVTPFVPGARVHFVGVGGAGMCGLAEAMARAGYTVTGSDLLLGPSVDALRALGVRLYQGHAAEHVGDATLVVRTAATDARNPEVAEAEARGVPVLKRAEALGRWVARGRVVAVAGTHGKTSTTTMITAVLAEAGLDPTAFVGGAVRAWGGNYRAGADRLFVVEADEYDRSFLHLDPDVAVVTNVEADHLDIYGDEEGVHAAFGAFLGRVRGDGTAVACADDPGARAVVQGRADAVTYGRSEGATLHVADVERTADGTRFTVRERGAAPEPLQIRVPGLHNVLNATAAAAAARALGVPWDAVRRGLAGYTGVGRRFERVGSAAGVDVLDDYAHHPTEVRATLDALRQAFPERRLVVVFQPHLFSRTRDFHDAFGAALAGADVVWVTDVYPAREQPLPGVTGALVADSTREHATGPVHYHAELATLPEAVARTLVPGDVCVTLGAGSIETVGSRLVRLLKEES is encoded by the coding sequence GTGCCGCCTGAGTCCGTGACCCCCTTCGTGCCCGGGGCCCGCGTGCACTTCGTGGGCGTGGGAGGCGCCGGCATGTGCGGCCTGGCGGAGGCCATGGCGCGCGCCGGGTACACCGTGACCGGCTCCGACCTCCTCCTGGGCCCCAGCGTGGACGCGCTGCGCGCGCTCGGCGTGCGGCTGTACCAGGGCCACGCGGCCGAGCATGTGGGAGACGCCACCCTGGTCGTGCGGACCGCAGCGACGGATGCCCGCAATCCCGAGGTGGCCGAGGCGGAGGCGCGGGGCGTGCCCGTCTTGAAGCGCGCCGAGGCGCTGGGCCGCTGGGTGGCGCGCGGACGCGTCGTGGCCGTGGCCGGCACGCACGGCAAGACGTCCACGACGACCATGATCACGGCCGTGCTCGCGGAGGCCGGGCTCGATCCCACCGCCTTCGTGGGTGGAGCCGTCCGGGCGTGGGGTGGAAACTACCGGGCGGGCGCCGACCGGCTGTTCGTCGTGGAGGCGGACGAGTACGACCGCTCGTTCCTGCACCTGGATCCGGACGTGGCCGTGGTCACGAACGTGGAGGCCGACCACCTCGACATCTACGGTGACGAGGAAGGCGTGCACGCGGCGTTCGGCGCCTTCCTGGGGAGGGTGCGGGGCGACGGCACGGCCGTGGCCTGTGCGGACGATCCGGGAGCCCGTGCGGTGGTGCAGGGCAGGGCGGACGCCGTCACCTACGGCCGCTCCGAGGGTGCCACGCTGCACGTGGCCGACGTCGAGCGCACCGCGGACGGGACGCGCTTCACGGTACGCGAGCGCGGGGCCGCGCCCGAGCCGCTCCAGATCCGCGTCCCCGGGCTGCACAACGTCCTGAACGCCACGGCCGCCGCCGCCGCGGCCCGCGCGTTGGGGGTCCCATGGGATGCCGTGCGGCGCGGTCTGGCTGGCTACACCGGCGTGGGGCGCCGCTTCGAGCGGGTCGGCAGCGCGGCCGGCGTCGACGTCCTCGACGACTACGCCCACCACCCGACCGAGGTGCGGGCCACCTTGGATGCGCTCCGGCAGGCCTTCCCTGAGCGGCGTCTGGTGGTGGTGTTCCAACCGCACCTGTTCTCCCGCACGCGTGACTTCCACGACGCGTTCGGAGCGGCGCTCGCGGGCGCCGACGTGGTGTGGGTGACCGACGTGTATCCCGCGCGCGAGCAGCCGCTCCCGGGTGTGACCGGCGCGCTCGTGGCCGACAGCACCCGGGAGCACGCCACCGGACCGGTGCACTACCACGCCGAGCTGGCCACGTTACCGGAGGCCGTGGCGCGCACGCTCGTGCCAGGCGACGTTTGCGTGACGCTGGGAGCCGGTTCGATCGAAACCGTCGGCTCCCGGCTGGTTCGTCTGCTCAAGGAGGAGTCCTGA
- the murG gene encoding undecaprenyldiphospho-muramoylpentapeptide beta-N-acetylglucosaminyltransferase, translating to MVFSGGGTGGHLYPALALADALAAERRDVRPRFVGAQRGLEARVLPERGHEPLLLDVEGLARSRPLHNVTVLRKLVAAVRATAARYRAWRPDLVVVTGGYAAAPAGLAAVALRVPLAVQEQNSVPGVTTRLLARWARQVHVAFPEAIGRLPAPARGRARVSGNPIRTFPDVQATEARTRLGLPEQGVLVLVAGGSQGSRALNARVLEAVTAVTEGRLARPHGMQVLWSTGPAHIADVEQQLDALGAPVWVHARAYLDDMPLALRAADVAVSRAGAMATSEYLAVGLPAVLVPLPTAAADHQTHNAAALDAAGAAVCLREADTSGMDLWECLLSLLADRGRRDGMAVRARERSRPAAAQEIARDLATLLPPETSRAA from the coding sequence GTGGTCTTCTCGGGCGGTGGGACCGGAGGGCATCTGTATCCCGCGCTCGCGCTGGCGGACGCGTTGGCCGCGGAGCGCCGTGACGTGCGTCCGCGCTTCGTGGGGGCACAACGGGGCCTGGAAGCCCGCGTGCTGCCAGAGCGGGGGCACGAACCGCTGCTGCTCGACGTGGAGGGCTTGGCGCGCTCCCGTCCGCTCCACAACGTGACGGTGCTCCGCAAGCTGGTCGCGGCGGTACGGGCCACGGCGGCGCGCTACCGTGCCTGGCGGCCCGACCTGGTGGTCGTGACCGGCGGGTATGCCGCGGCACCCGCGGGTCTGGCGGCCGTGGCGCTGCGCGTCCCGCTGGCGGTCCAGGAGCAGAACAGCGTGCCGGGGGTGACCACGCGGCTGCTGGCGCGCTGGGCGCGGCAGGTGCACGTGGCCTTTCCCGAGGCCATCGGCCGACTGCCCGCGCCCGCCCGCGGGCGCGCCCGGGTGTCGGGCAATCCCATCCGCACCTTCCCCGACGTGCAGGCCACGGAGGCGCGCACGCGGTTGGGACTGCCGGAGCAGGGCGTCCTGGTGCTGGTGGCGGGCGGCAGCCAGGGATCGCGCGCGCTGAACGCGCGCGTGCTGGAGGCCGTCACCGCCGTCACGGAAGGACGGCTGGCGCGCCCCCACGGCATGCAGGTCCTGTGGTCCACGGGCCCGGCGCACATCGCCGACGTCGAGCAGCAGCTGGACGCACTCGGCGCGCCCGTCTGGGTGCACGCGCGCGCCTATCTGGACGACATGCCCCTCGCGCTCCGGGCCGCCGACGTCGCCGTCAGCCGCGCCGGCGCGATGGCCACGTCCGAGTATCTGGCCGTGGGCCTGCCCGCGGTCCTGGTCCCGCTCCCCACCGCTGCGGCCGATCACCAGACGCACAACGCCGCGGCGCTGGACGCGGCCGGCGCAGCCGTCTGCCTGCGTGAGGCGGACACCAGCGGCATGGACCTGTGGGAGTGCCTGCTGTCCCTGTTGGCGGACCGGGGACGGCGGGACGGCATGGCGGTCCGGGCGCGCGAGCGCAGCCGACCCGCCGCCGCGCAGGAGATCGCGCGCGACCTCGCCACCCTGCTGCCTCCGGAGACGTCCCGTGCCGCCTGA
- a CDS encoding putative peptidoglycan glycosyltransferase FtsW, translated as MAPREDIAPANPVRFVETGLGRGWEPAAILGVTLVLLSFGLVTLYGTSSLMAQRMGLPDYHFALQQIMAAALGLTALVVCARMPYGWWRHLAWPLLLVTWVLLLLCILPGTEAIAPRINGARRWIRLGVSIQPSEVAMFVLIVWTAGLAVRKQEHFRSFSRGLMPFLVVWGAMVVPVVLEPNLSTSALMLMASGLVVFAAGGRIGHFVLLGLALLPALIAQLRVDFRADRLQAFMNLSADPAGAGYQVRQSLVALGSGGLTGVGFAEGRQKFGFLPEPHTDFMFSVIGEEWGFAGVTVLVLLYLTLVLFGFRVARRAPDLFGELLAVGLTSLIALHAILHMAVGLGLVPSTGLPLPLISYGKSNLVITLAAIGVLMSIARGNAWSRA; from the coding sequence GTGGCACCGCGTGAGGACATCGCGCCGGCCAACCCGGTGCGCTTCGTCGAGACCGGCCTGGGCCGTGGCTGGGAGCCGGCGGCGATCCTGGGTGTGACCCTGGTCCTGCTTTCATTCGGACTGGTGACGCTGTACGGGACCAGCTCGCTGATGGCGCAGCGCATGGGTCTGCCCGACTACCACTTCGCCCTGCAGCAGATCATGGCGGCCGCGCTGGGGCTGACCGCGCTCGTCGTCTGCGCGCGGATGCCGTACGGATGGTGGCGCCACCTCGCCTGGCCTCTGCTCCTGGTGACGTGGGTCCTGCTCCTGCTGTGCATCCTTCCCGGGACGGAGGCCATCGCGCCCCGCATCAACGGCGCGCGGCGCTGGATCCGCCTGGGCGTGAGCATCCAGCCTTCCGAAGTCGCCATGTTCGTGCTGATCGTCTGGACCGCCGGTCTGGCGGTCCGCAAGCAGGAGCACTTCCGTAGCTTCAGCCGCGGGCTCATGCCGTTCCTGGTCGTGTGGGGCGCCATGGTGGTGCCCGTGGTCCTCGAGCCCAACCTCTCCACGTCCGCCCTGATGCTGATGGCGTCGGGCCTGGTGGTGTTCGCGGCCGGCGGCCGCATCGGCCACTTCGTGCTGCTGGGCCTCGCGCTCCTGCCCGCGCTGATCGCCCAGTTGCGCGTGGACTTCCGCGCCGACCGCCTCCAGGCCTTCATGAACCTCTCCGCCGACCCGGCCGGCGCCGGCTACCAGGTGCGGCAGTCCCTGGTCGCGCTCGGCTCGGGAGGACTGACGGGTGTGGGCTTCGCCGAAGGGCGCCAGAAGTTCGGCTTCCTGCCCGAGCCCCACACGGACTTCATGTTCTCCGTGATCGGGGAGGAGTGGGGCTTCGCCGGCGTGACCGTCCTGGTGCTGCTGTACCTGACCCTCGTGCTGTTCGGCTTCCGGGTCGCGCGCCGCGCGCCCGACCTGTTCGGCGAGCTCCTCGCGGTGGGCCTGACCAGCCTGATCGCCCTGCACGCCATCCTGCACATGGCCGTCGGCCTGGGGTTGGTGCCCTCCACGGGCCTCCCGCTTCCGCTGATCTCGTACGGGAAGTCGAACCTCGTGATCACGTTGGCGGCGATCGGCGTGCTGATGTCGATCGCACGCGGCAACGCCTGGTCCCGCGCCTGA
- the murD gene encoding UDP-N-acetylmuramoyl-L-alanine--D-glutamate ligase, with translation MNVAILGLGASGESAARLARHHGGEAYVSEARTDAATATRADELRRTGIDVELGGHDLERIAAADLVVASPGIPPSAPVLAALRDRGVRWISEPEFAVRFLRSALIGVTGTNGKTTTSALIHHLLAGEGRSVALGGNIGAGLGPAASALALEHPQADWCVLELSSYQLGAVETLKVDIGVVTNLAPDHLDRYASVEAYYADKAGLFNRADARSRWVLADQPEVEALAQGVPGARWTVSLERRPARGAFLDGAMLTLALEQGDEPLVERGQLRILGLHNVQNALAAALTARLAGASLSHVREALVSFRPLPHRLEPVADRAGVLWIDDSKGTNVAAAASAIASVERPLVVLLGGVDKGESFTPLLAPLQARARVAIVYGAVRDRLERELGADVRVVRVDGPFEDVVARARALAQPGDAVLLSPATASFDMFDNYEHRGRRFRALAEEEETRGTA, from the coding sequence GTGAACGTCGCCATCCTGGGTCTGGGTGCCAGCGGGGAGTCCGCCGCGCGTCTGGCCCGTCACCACGGGGGAGAAGCCTATGTCTCCGAAGCGCGTACCGATGCTGCAACTGCAACTCGTGCAGACGAGCTCCGACGCACCGGCATCGACGTCGAGCTCGGCGGGCACGACCTCGAACGGATCGCCGCGGCGGACCTCGTCGTCGCCAGTCCCGGCATCCCCCCCAGCGCTCCGGTGCTCGCGGCGCTACGAGATCGGGGCGTCCGTTGGATATCTGAACCTGAGTTCGCCGTTCGGTTCCTGCGCTCGGCACTGATCGGCGTCACCGGCACGAACGGCAAGACGACGACGTCCGCGTTGATCCATCACCTGCTCGCGGGAGAGGGCCGCTCGGTGGCGCTCGGCGGCAACATCGGCGCCGGTCTGGGACCGGCGGCGTCGGCGCTGGCGCTGGAGCACCCGCAGGCGGACTGGTGCGTCCTGGAGCTGAGCTCCTATCAGCTCGGTGCCGTCGAGACCCTGAAGGTGGACATCGGCGTCGTGACCAACCTGGCGCCCGACCATCTGGACCGGTACGCCAGCGTGGAGGCCTACTACGCCGACAAGGCCGGGCTCTTCAACCGGGCGGACGCGCGCAGTCGTTGGGTGCTGGCGGACCAACCGGAGGTGGAGGCGCTCGCGCAGGGCGTACCGGGCGCCCGCTGGACGGTGAGCCTGGAGCGGCGGCCCGCCCGCGGTGCCTTCCTGGACGGCGCCATGCTGACGCTGGCGCTGGAGCAGGGAGACGAGCCGCTCGTCGAGCGCGGACAGCTGCGCATCCTGGGCCTGCACAACGTGCAGAACGCGCTGGCCGCCGCGCTGACCGCGCGTCTGGCCGGTGCCAGCCTGTCCCACGTGCGCGAGGCCCTGGTGTCCTTCCGTCCGCTGCCCCACCGCCTCGAGCCCGTGGCCGACCGGGCCGGCGTGCTGTGGATCGACGACTCCAAAGGGACCAACGTGGCGGCCGCGGCCAGTGCCATCGCGAGCGTGGAGCGGCCGCTCGTGGTGCTGCTCGGCGGCGTGGACAAGGGCGAGTCGTTCACACCGCTCCTGGCGCCGCTGCAGGCGCGGGCACGGGTGGCCATCGTGTACGGAGCGGTGCGCGACCGGCTGGAGCGCGAGCTCGGCGCGGACGTGCGCGTCGTGCGCGTGGACGGCCCCTTCGAGGACGTGGTGGCGCGCGCGCGCGCGCTGGCCCAGCCCGGAGATGCCGTGCTGCTCAGCCCCGCCACGGCCAGCTTCGACATGTTCGACAACTACGAGCACCGGGGCCGCCGCTTCCGCGCCCTGGCCGAGGAGGAGGAGACGCGTGGCACCGCGTGA